The following coding sequences are from one Triticum aestivum cultivar Chinese Spring chromosome 5A, IWGSC CS RefSeq v2.1, whole genome shotgun sequence window:
- the LOC123103261 gene encoding zinc finger protein HD1-like codes for MYHHHSSSSSSYTCQGSNGFLPSQPSASSYGDLLQAEQHCYYYSHQQGQAPPFRHVLSTGDLGAPTPAPAAAAAGRYTTEERRERIEKYRSKRNQRNFQKKITYACRKTLADSRPRVKGRFARNVDDDAVADQPEFTAAEVSSMMSEANVVVGATDAAASSSSSSMPEWWPAMQGALAMEDDELYIAVSSINLY; via the exons ATGTATCATCAtcactcctcctcttcttcttcctataCCTGTCAGGGAAGCAAtggcttcctcccctcccaaccgtCAGCGTCGAGCTACGGTGATCTGTTGCAAGCAGAGCAGCACTGCTACTACTACTCCCATCAGCAGGGTCAGGCGCCGCCGTTCCGCCATGTGCTGAGCACGGGAGACCTCGGGGCGCCAACGCCggcgccggcagcagcagcggctgggAGGTACACCACGGAGGAGCGGCGGGAGCGCATCGAAAAGTACAGGAGCAAGCGCAACCAGCGCAACTTCCAAAAGAAGATCACA TACGCTTGCCGGAAGACCCTCGCGGACAGCCGGCCGAGGGTGAAGGGCCGCTTCGCGCGCAACGTCGACGACGACGCAGTCGCAGATCAGCCGGAGTTCACAGCGGCGGAGGTGTCCTCGATGATGAGCGAAGCCAATGTTGTCGTGGGTGCCACGGacgccgccgccagcagcagcagcagcagcatgccgGAGTGGTGGCCGGCAATGCAAGGCGCGCTGGCCATGGAGGACGATGAGCTTTACATCGCCGTCTCCTCCATCAACCTCTACTAG